The following nucleotide sequence is from Pseudomonadota bacterium.
CGCCGCAGAGCACCGGAACGATCTTCCCGCGGATGGTGCCCGCCCGGATCGCGGCCCGTACGCGCGAGAGATCCGGCTCGTGCCCCTCGAGGTAGCTCTCCATCAGCTGCTCGTCGAAGTCGGCCGCCGCCTCGATGAGCTTCTCGCGGGCCGCCGCCGCCGCGTCGGCCATCTCCGCCGGGATCTCGTCCAGGCGGTAGTTGGCGCCGAGCGCGTCGTCGTCCCAGATCACCGCGCGGCCCTCCAGGAGGTCCACGATGCCGCGGAAGCCGTCCTCGACTCCGACCGGCAGTTGCGTCGGCACCGGGCGGGCACCGAGCCTCTCGCGGATCATGTCGACGCAGCGCTCGAAGCTCGCGCCGATCCGATCCATCTTGTTGACGAATGCCAGCCGCGGGACGCCGTACTTGTCGGCCTGCCGCCACACGGTCTCGGACTGGGGCTCGACGCCCGCCACGCCGTCGAAGACGCAGACGGCGCCGTCGAGCACGCGCAGCGATCGCTCGACCTCGATCGTGAAGTCGACGTGCCCCGGGGTGTCGATGATGTTGATCCGGTGATCCCGCCAGAAGCAGGTGGTCGCGGCGCTGGTGATGGTGATGCCGCGCTCCTGCTCCTGCGGCATCCAGTCCATCTGGGCCGTCCCGTCGTGGACCTCGCCCATCTTGTGCGATACGCCGGTGTAGTAGAGGACCCTCTCCGTGAGAGTGGTCTTGCCGGCATCGATGTGGGCCATGATCCCGATGTTTCGGATCAGGCCGATCGGAACGCGCCTTGCCACGCCGTCGCTCTCCCAACCGCCCGCGCTCGTTCGTTCGGCGCCCGGCAGCAAGGACCTCTCTCGGCATCATTCGGCGCGAGTTGCACCCGCCGGAGAAGGCCCGGGACTATTTCATCTACCAGCGGTAGTGCGCGAACGCCTTGTTCGCCTCCGCCATCTTGTGCGTATCCTCACGCTTCTTGATCGACGTGCCGCGGTTCTGCGAGGCGTCCACGAGCTCCGCGGCGAGCCTCTCGCGCATCGTCTGCTCGCCGCGATCGCGGGAGTAGTTGATGAGCCAGCGCATCGCCAGCGCGAGCCTCCGGCTCGCCCTCACCTCGACCGGCACCTGGTAGGTGGCGCCGCCCACGCGACGCGACTTCACCTCGATCTTCGGCTTCACGTTCTCGATGGCCTTCTTGAAGACCTCGAGCGGATCCTGCTTGTAGCGCTGCTCGATGATGTCGAACGCGCCGTACAGCGCCTGCTCCGCGACGGCCTTCTTGCCGCCGTACATCATCTTGTTCACGAACTTGGACACCATCCGGTTCCTGAACTTGGGATCCGGCTGGATTTTCCGTTTCGGTACTTCTCTTCGCCTCGGCATGCCCTACCTCGACCCTACTTCTTCGGGCGCTTCGCGCCGTACTTGCTGCGACCCTGCCGCCGCTCCTCGACCCCGGACGCGTCCATCGTCCCGCGGATGACGTGATACCGCACCCCGGGGAGATCCTTGACGCGGCCGCCGCGGATCAACACCACCGAGTGCTCCTGCAGGTTGTGCCCCTCGCCCGGGATGTAGGTCGTGACCTCCATCCCGTTCGAGAGCCGGACGCGCGCCACCTTGCGGAGCGCCGAGTTCGGCTTCTTCGGGGTCGATGTGTAGACCCTCACGCACACGCCCCGCTTCTG
It contains:
- the rpsL gene encoding 30S ribosomal protein S12: MPTINQLVRKGRRAQAAKTTAPALKACPQKRGVCVRVYTSTPKKPNSALRKVARVRLSNGMEVTTYIPGEGHNLQEHSVVLIRGGRVKDLPGVRYHVIRGTMDASGVEERRQGRSKYGAKRPKK
- the rpsG gene encoding 30S ribosomal protein S7 translates to MPRRREVPKRKIQPDPKFRNRMVSKFVNKMMYGGKKAVAEQALYGAFDIIEQRYKQDPLEVFKKAIENVKPKIEVKSRRVGGATYQVPVEVRASRRLALAMRWLINYSRDRGEQTMRERLAAELVDASQNRGTSIKKREDTHKMAEANKAFAHYRW